From a region of the Lactuca sativa cultivar Salinas chromosome 4, Lsat_Salinas_v11, whole genome shotgun sequence genome:
- the LOC111902326 gene encoding transcription factor bHLH81, with the protein MQPTGSGGGGGLSRFRSAPATWLEALLESEEEDVIIDPPKPPPHQQASIAGTPTPSRPTYVDPNIFLPSRQNSSPAEFFSEINNPDAYLSNYDDYLSSSYHNVKPSRAVDVDDQQPKFTTQLSGDQSALLDVEMDKLLGDSVPCRVRAKRGCATHPRSIAERVRRTRISDRIRKLQELVPNMDKQTNTADMLEEAVEYVKFLQRQIQELKEHRDKCTCVVDD; encoded by the exons ATGCAACCGACAGGCAGTGGCGGTGGTGGAGGACTATCCAGATTCCGGTCAGCTCCGGCGACATGGCTGGAAGCACTGCTAGAATCAGAAGAAGAAGATGTAATCATTGACCCACCAAAACCACCTCCACATCAGCAAGCTTCCATTGCAGGCACCCCCACCCCCTCCAGACCTACTTACGTTGATCCCAATATCTTCTTACCTAGCCGACAGAACAGCTCTCCCGCCGAATTCTTTTCTGAGATCAACAATCCTGATGCCTATCTCTCCAATTACGACGACTACCTCTCATCGTCCTACCACAACGTTAAACCATCCAGGGCTGTCGATGTAGACGACCAACAACCCAAGTTCACCACACAGCTC AGCGGAGATCAGAGCGCGTTGTTGGATGTTGAGATGGATAAGCTTCTGGGGGATTCGGTGCCGTGTCGAGTACGAGCAAAGCGCGGATGTGCCACTCATCCTCGGAGTATCGCCGAGAGG GTTAGAAGGACTCGGATTAGTGACAGAATAAGGAAGCTCCAAGAACTGGTTCCGAATATGGATAAG CAAACCAATACGGCAGACATGCTAGAAGAGGCGGTTGAATATGTCAAGTTTCTGCAAAGACAGATTCAG GAACTAAAGGAGCACCGAGACAAATGCACATGTGTGGTTGACGATTGA